The Acropora palmata chromosome 3, jaAcrPala1.3, whole genome shotgun sequence nucleotide sequence atttgtaccTTTACAATATACATACAAATAATACTTACATGCATTagaatacaacaaaaaaagaatacaGTTACATTCACTACCATAACTTGCAAAATAGTTGCATTATATCCTACAAAAAAGTACAAAGAAAAGTAATATGATATGGCTCTAAGTTACAAACTTCTTGTCAATTAAAGGTCTCCATTATTTTATTAGAGTAACATTCATTTGAATGAGTCTTGTTGATATTTGCTTTTCGATTTCGGCCTTGCTTATCAATATTGTTAGATAAgtccaaaaattcaaaagttcTTAATgctataacaataatttttgtagTATTTTGCAATTAGTAAGAGGTGATTAGTTAACCTGCAAAAACAGTGGTTTTCTATGATACCTTATGATTTTCATGGTTGATAACTCTAGGTTTATTGCTGTTAGAGTCTCATACCATTCCAGAGAGATTTTCTAGAACTTTGATTCCACTGGACATGAAAAAAGCATACACTTTAGatgttgttttggttttaagCACAAATAGCAAAGATTGCTGGTTGCAAGGTTACCTTtaaataaattgcattcaGTAAAAACTATATCATGTAAAATTTTGTACTGCAACATAGTTACTGTAACTTTGTTTCTACAGTGATGGAGAAGGCTAAGTTGAACCATTTGCTTATTAATTTGGTCCGGTGTTAACCCATCGGCAATAAGACGTTGCTTTGTGGCGGGTTCTTCAAACATGTACTTCACGAAACTTTTATGAATGACTTCGGTTGTTAACACTTCCAAGTTCTCTTGTTaacatcaatattattttaatatcttGGTTGTTCCATATAACTGTTTTCTTTGTGCATGACATATGTATTATTCTGCTCATCCTTAAACTCAAACCTGTAGTGTAACATTTGTCTCATAAAAGAGTGGTAGCTCTCTGATGTTAAGATGTTACAGGTTGGGAGGAACGTTCAGCCTCCCAAGAGTGATGTGGCTTCATTGGGAATAACTGTCCATGCTGAAGTCTCTCTCAGGTAAAATCGCTTTATCAAATGGACTTTAAAACTTTTAtcaaaaattgccaaagaGAGCTTTTAAGAAACATATCAATGATAATTatgttgttttatttattgaaaGTTGAGGACGTTTATGATGAAGCTCCCATTCTGCTttaaaaaatagcaaaatacACAGCTaaatgaattttattattatttataaacagGTTAATTTTGTTCCCAGTGTTTATTTACTAATAATTGATATAAGTGGCTCATCATGTGTATGCTACgtatttatttactttaacatgttattttaattataACTGACTGCTGTACCCTTGTATCTGCCCGCCTCGAGTAGCACCTGCTATTTGCCGGCAGAAATGACCCATGTAAAGGGTAATCTGTCAATAAAGTGTAAAGTGTATTATAATGCAAATACAATACACAAAGTATCTTAATATATAATTAACCCTAGGAGATTTAAATTGGGTACAGCATTGAGTTCACCGATTAAGCCCTGATTGTGAGGTTCTGAGGCCTAATTGCACTTATTAGTATTGCCGTTGTTTCCTGAAGGTACTTGGGAACACAAGAAGCAtccaaaaattagaaaatacTAATTATTAATAACAGTTCACATATTCAAATCCCGGCAAATTGTACACAAGCATAGATACTAGTACGTAACGCTGCAAGTATATGTGCAGGTGTTGTTCTTTTGGGTGAGTCCATTTTTAAGACTATGTCCAATTTAGTGAATGACATctctaacaaaatttaatctGCTCCTCAAAATATTTCTAGATTATTTAGCGAGTCAAATTTGGTGCATCCTTATAAAACTAGGTCTTCTTCTTCTGGTAATTTTTATATTCAATATTCATGTCTTAACCAACAACACAATTCAAATACGCACTTCAGCGCCAGAGTTTGGAATTGTTTCACACCCCAAGTACGCCAACTGccaaaaaaagcaatttagaAAGAAAGTTCAAGAAATTCAAcctatttgctgtttttttatGCTGAGGACACTTACAGTACCGCTCGAAACTACGGAACCATGTGCACGCGGTAAAACCTCGTCTTTGCCGAACGTGTTTACCGCGAATTCACCGCGGTGGGACGAAAACCGCAACCGCAGGGTCTGGAAGGGGGGGTCCTGATCCCGCATTCCCGCCCCTTTTTTGCGTGAATCCCACATCCCGCACGTTTTTCATCAGTTTCCCACATCCCGCTTTTCTTTCCCtgaaaaatacattaaaaagTCTAATTTCTAcaaaagctaataaaaaaaaaaaatcccctCAAGATAACAATAAAAGTGAGGCTGCCTGAGAGACTGAGGAGCTTAATTAACGAATATATCGAGTCAATAACTGGTATGTCATGACACCACGTGCAATTTTTTGGCATctgattgaaacaaaatactcTCTGACAGTTAACTATAAAGACCTATTAACCAGACACCCTATAGGGTGTGTGGTTTGAAAGGAGACACCACTTAGCACTCGTCTGGTTGATTTGCTTTGGCAGCACGAGCCGGGGGGTCGTGACTGTTTCTAGCATTCCTGACCAACACGCAAACACGAATCCCCCATCCCGTGCCTAGTTTTTGGTGAGTCCCGCTTCCCGGGGAACAGTCAAATCCCGGATCTGgccaataattatatttactGTTTTCCTGATTCCTGCTTTGTATTTTGGTCAAATCCCGAATCCCGAAAATACCCTTCCAGACCCTGTTCAAGCATCCACACTCCTCTTATAGATGGCAAAATATATAAAGTAAATTAAGTGAACTATAAACATGTGACTTGTTGTAAAAtgttgtaattattttattgtaataattattgtcccctttttttgtttttgtttctctctctctcttttttgttttatttttactgatAATGATGTCTGATTTAAAAGTGCAACCCGCCTTGATTAGCTCTGCTATCTTCAGGTTGCACAGGATTATCATTGTATTTTTTCAAACTCATAAAAAGAACTAATGAATGAATGAGTTACAAGATGGAGAGTGCATTTCTTGCACTGATTGATGGAGATTCTTCAGTGTttagtttctttcattttattgccTGAATAACATCAATTTCTTCCCCCTACCTACTCATCTCTTAAAGAATGTGTAATTTCCAGAAAATAAAGTTACCTTCTTGTAGATGTGCCAGTACTAATTGGAGGTAGTTGTTATCTGCCGTATAAGGTAGTATTATAAGTTGCAACTTGAATCTAATGATCTCTATCACATTGCTATCttttaatgaagaaaaagaaacacagTTGAAGTATTGGAGAGATGACTATTACATTGGTTAGAGTGCTAGCAATTAACCATGATatagtgacaaaaaaaaatcatcaaaatgGTTACTTGAAAAAATCCAGTCGACATTATTTCTatggttttcttttgcttgtaTTAAACTACTACTAATCTTGAAGTGAGTGTTGAACATTGTCTTtggtaaatattaaattaactGAAGATACAGAACACTGGTTTTAAAGGGAAAATTCAGACAAATTAAAGTGTAAGAATTCTCAGATGATCTATTAACATTGACCCACCtctacttttgaaattttaataaatCAACAATGCGAATGTAAAATAGCTCTTCTCGTAAAACTGAATAGTTCATCAGTAACAAGTTATTAGAAGACATAGTGgtatttgcagttttgttcATGTTTGAGTGATAAAGAATGCCGAAATTCAACACATTTTGCTACCTTCTAAGATCAAACTGGAGGTAGCTCTAATTTAAAACACAACAGTGATCGCTTCCAACAGTTTGAAGTCAACTTTTTTatatttacatgaatttggCAAGAAGATGGAGAAATTCTAgaaatttaacatttttcactttaaaaaagcaatatccaaaagaaatgtaaaaaaatacTCTACCTTATTGATAGGTACATTAAATACAGCTAATGGGAAGATCAAAAGAGTCTCAAATGGTATAGAAGATAAACATGCCATGTTTGTGCTTTGGTTAACCTGAGGCATGTATTTACAAGCCTGGATGCGATTTGGactaaatgaacaaaaaaataataataataataataaaagctgaaatttaaCCTTAGAAATTTACCCTGGAAAGCCCAAGTAATTCACTGTTTCTATGATACATGAAAATGCAAACAtaattataagaaaatggtttgaacccaggagtagcataccttgattgaaaaagatcatctgggtgataggagtcctgagaaggactgttgttagtgactgacgtttcgacaacctgtgcggaagccatcttcagagtcaagatggctgactctgaagatggcttccgcacaggttgtcgaaacgtcagtcactaacaacagtccttctcaggactcctatcacccagatgatctttttcaatcaacataattatgttgtacgtacaaaaatgaaacccACCATGGATAAatgtattttcatttaatatttttattaaattttcttaGCCTAGGATGAATAATACATCTTCTGAATTGAGAATAAAAAAGTCTGAAAATTAGCAaccttaataattatttaatcaTGACCTATGacagaaacaacaataatttattgcaatgtatagagcatatttaacagtGACCACTGTATTTCACTATACaatgtttctttgttgtgCTGGGTCACCCTGTGTTCTATAAAATGAGGCCATACATGAGAAGGATATTGGCCCCAGCCAAAATGTAATGAAACCAGTCCACACCTGGTAAACTAGCAAAACTTATATCCTTCACTGCACTTGCAAATCCATAAGCCAATGCTCCAACAAAGCTATAGAAGTTTGAACTTGTGAATGTGGCAAATATTATTCCCAGCACTGCTAAGCCACTCACTGCTATGGTGAGCTTCTCTTTCAATGTTTTATCAATTAAGGTCAAGACAACTGCAGTTATTGAACTCACCAGatgaaattttgcatttgcagACTTGTGGTGATGAACACAACATCCTGCAGCAATGAAGGGAATACCTAGATAAAAAGGataatactattattattactactactactactacaaataataataataaaaataataataataataataataataataatgattatattAAAAACTAAGGACACCAGTGTAGAGTATTAATGGCCACAAAGGCAAATAAAGCCGAACACTTTTTATTTGTACAACCGCTCTGCTCGATTAGAAGTCAACTCACTCACTACACACACGCTCATACTGTTCAGTTCCCATATATACTGCACGTACAACCGCTGTGCACTCTTGCTCATACAACCGCTGTACACTACATTCTTTCTCTTCCTTCGCACATACACTTACATCCATGAAGATTATGCAAATAATACACTTAGTTTCAACTTAAACAATCCTAGAAGATAAGAATACAATCAACCAAGTAATTTCCAAATGGCAATATAAATTTAGTCGAGTTCAACAGAAAGACTGAGTCTTCCGAATAAAACATTTAATACAAAACATAATCGCTCAAAGTTTTTGGTTGTCTGCTAACTCTTCCAGATCTCCTTAGCGGGGGTGGTTGTTCCGTACCTGAAACTGCCACCTTGGGGGGTGTTTCCACTGCTGCTGGTGGTAAAGACATCCTTGGAATCTCTACTGGTGCTGGTGCTGTAATAGGTGTCACCGGTACCATAACTTGTGTAGCTGACGCAGACGCAGCTGTTGCAGACTCAGATCCGAGCTCTGACTGTGACGCCGCCCTTTCATGATCTGGAATGTTGAAGGGTTTAATGTGCTGCATATTTCTCCTGTACTCCCCTCCGTTCGATGACCTCAACACAACTTGATCCCCGTACCGAGTCACACCTCATATGATGAAGATAGCTTGTTTTGCCTCTTCTGCTCTAACAGAACCAAGTCTCCCTCTTGCACGTCGCGCTCTTTTGCTTGGAACTTTTTGTCAACATAATCCTTGTTAGCTTGCTTCTTTTCGGTGTTACGATCTCTGGCCCCTTGGTCACTCATGTCTGCTTCCTCATCATCTAAACCCAACAGCTCAGGCATTTTAGTGTTTAGCACTCTTCTAAACAGCAACTCTGCTGGGCTCTTCCCCGTTGTCGAGTGGGGCGTGGACCTGTATGCCAGCAGGAACTTGTTTAATTCTTCCCTCCAATTCTTCCCCTCTGCATGGGCCGCTCTGATAGCTTTCAATAATGTCCCATTCTGCCTCTCTACTTCGCCATTAGCCCTTGGCCACAGAGGGGTTGTATGTTGGTGCTCAACTCCCATTTCTTTGAGATAATCCTCAGTCTCACTGGATACTAAAATTTGGGCCATTGTCAGTTTGCAATCTCTTGGGTATTCCATATCTCGCAAACTGAGAATCCAGGCGCTGAATAATTATCTTGCTTGTGGTTGCCCTGACAACATCCACTTCCATTCACCTGCTGTGATAATCCACCAAAACTCACAGATTCTCCCCTGACGGAAGTGGACCCAGTATATCCAGAGCTAAATCTTCCCATGGTCACTGAGGCATAGGAGAGGGTTTCACTGGTGGGGGCGGAACATATTTGGTCACAAGTTGGCACCCATAACACTCCGCACATAGCTTCTCCGCATCCCGATCCATCCCCGGCCAACAGACTTTCGTGCGGAGTCTCTCCTTTGTTTTGACAATTCCTTGGTGCCCCTTGTGTGCCAGGCTGACGACTCTCTTTCGTAGAACCTGAGGCACCACAATTCTTGTTCCTCTGAAAATCACATGACCAATGAACGTTAACTCATTGCGCACTGGCAGGAACTGCTTTGGGGCACTGTTCCACCTTTCTTCAACAAGGCACCTCCTGATGGCCTGTAATTCAGGATCTTCGGCTGAAACTCGTTCAATTTCTGTGATCTTCAGGGCAACTGGTGCAGCATGCAATGCCACCATGCGCACGTATTAATCATCATCCTGAGATTGGTTTGAAGCAACAATCTTCGTTAGCCTCGACAAGGCGTCTACAATATTCTTTCTCAAGGACACATAGGAGACTCGATAATTGTTGGGCTTAAGGGGCAAAACCCAACGCTCAATTCGGGCTGATGACTTAGACTTTCTCGAATAAATAACTTTAAGTGCTTGATGATCAGTAATGAGGTCAAATTTGGGCAATCCCGGGTCTACCAAATCTTCGAAGATATCTTGTACTTCTACGCCTGCCAAGTGAGGCAACTGCGATTTCTTCCTCCCGGCTTGTGTAATTCCCTTTCCGTCGATGTACTATTCATATGATCTCTTCCATTGCCTCCACCTTTCCGTGACTTTCGAAGCTGAACCAGACAAATCTATTGGAGGCAACGCTCTTTCCGACGAAATCGACATCCTTGTCGCCAATTTGTAGAGTATTAACAGCCACAAAGGCAAATAAAACCGAATGCTTTTTATTCGTTCAACCGCTCTGCTTGATTACAAGTCAACTCACTCACTACACACACGCTCACACTGTTCAGTTCCCTTATATACTGCACGTACAACCGCTGTGCACTCTTGCTTATACAACGGCTGTACACTACAACCAGTCTTTCCCTACtcatatttttcattgtaaattattacaaaatcaGTGCCATAATTAAATTGTAAGTTCCCTAATACTGTATGCATGCATCATCAATATTATAAATCCTTCAGTGCCAATTCCAATCAGAGGACCTGGAGCACTACAGAGAAGATTACAGTTTAATAACAGAATTTCATATAAAATGTGGGTTGTTTCAAGGACAGAGATTTTTTTGTTCCTACATGTTGGGATATCATTGAATTGAGTCTAGATACATAGTTGGCATCATACATGTAACAAACTATGTACTAGGCGGTTGTGTTCTTGAGACCAGAGTAGGCGTCGTTAATGCAATAAAATACCTagatatattattattattagcctTCTTGAGAATGCTTTTGGTGATTTTAAACAACAGAAATCATGAAATCAATTAacctatgatcatcgcagttatgaacgcaatttaagcaattgcatatacaagcctgaaaaagtcaggacttaaatggggtttgaacccgtgacatCGTGATATTGGTGCAATgctccaaccaactgagctatgaagtcactgCATGGGAGCTAgccatttgtgggttctaataaGTCCATGAGGAATGAGTGTCAAGTGAtatatgaagtatttcatatattgaaataaagtaaGCTATATGATCAatgcagttatgaatgcaattatttaagcaattgcgtatagaagcctgaaagaGTCAGGACATaaatggggtttgaaccctGTATAAGTCCTGAGAATTCTCATCGCCCCCTCcccctctttcttttttcggtCTAGCCTTAATTTTCGCGCGGCCAAAACATCGAAATCTGCACAGAAACTCCACAgaaacgcttgctacgcaggctactatttaacaaattatttgacactaacaattttaagcaaaagatttgagaGTGCTGAGCGCCGTGGAACGCTAAAtcgataattattattacaataataattataatctaattaaataattttaataattaaccgtcttttcttctttttttcatcttttcagcTGTTCAATCTAAACTGTCTGAGTGATCTGATGTGGGATTGAAATGTCTTACCTACTATTGAAGCTATCCATGTTAGTAACGCATGCATTCGTATTACTTTTTGCTGGATATTTGGGAAAACCACACCAAACTTTAAAACACCAAAAGATGCGGCCAAAGCTATGCTCACAAGACCAGAAGAAGCGTATCTAGAAACGCTGAACACATTCAATGCTGCATAAAACGAGCATCCAGCAAGCACCAAGTCAGAGATGGCTGTAGATACCGATTTTACACTCATAATGATGAAATGAACTCATATTTCGGCAGGAACCATCCACTCCATTCAGCACAAGGGTACATGTCCTTCCCTTTGAAGAGATCGGTTGACTATATCATGTACGGCTATCTATATTGTCTAAACCCATGCATGAACGTACGGTAATCTTACACGACGTATTGATTCGCGTTTAAAAATTATAATCCAACAGGATTGATTGCGGTTGAGCTTCGCAGGATAAGGAAATGAATATTTTGCCAAAGAAGAGGTATTATGTACACTTTTAATTAAAGACTCAGAGTTCGATTTTTAAGAAGCACAATTTTAGTAGCGACCGGTATCACATAACATTTTTAAAAGGGGGTTGGTTTATACTCATGACAGTTTAGGCCAGTATTTGAGGAGCAAAGGTATTCAGTGA carries:
- the LOC141877774 gene encoding uncharacterized protein LOC141877774, with protein sequence MSVKSVSTAISDLVLAGCSFYAALNVFSVSRYASSGLVSIALAASFGVLKFGVVFPNIQQKVIRMHALLTWIASIVGIPFIAAGCCVHHHKSANAKFHLVSSITAVVLTLIDKTLKEKLTIAVSGLAVLGIIFATFTSSNFYSFVGALAYGFASAVKDISFASLPGVDWFHYILAGANILLMYGLIL